The window tttcctagaggcgcttattaaagcaagcgctaatttttctaagtgtggatatctagtttcgaccTCGCCTAAAGTTcaactgacataataaatagggaattgcgtacctcgttcttctcgaaccagAACTCCACTCACTGCTATCTTCGAGACATCTAAGTACAGGTAAAGTCGTTCGTCTACCTTCGAGGTATGAAGCaacggcgggctcgataaatatcgctttagttcttccaaagcctgctgacattccgtagcccatgcaaagttgcttttcttcttaagcagagagaaaaatcggtggctcctatctgaggacctcgaaatgaatcgtcctagggcggctatccgtCATATTAGCCTTTGTACgtcctttacattatctactaccATGATGTCCtagatagctttgattttatcggggttgatctcgattcctcgattggacaccatgaaaccaagaaacttgcccgagccaaccccgaatgcacatttttcggagttgagcttcatattgtactccctcagtatGTCGAACGTTTCCTgaaaatgctttaaatggtcctctgctcgcagggacttaacaaacatgtcatcaatataaacttccattgattttcctatttgcttctcgaacattcggtttactaggcgttgataagctgcaccaacattttttagaccgaatggaatcacgttataacagtaggtaccgtacttagtgataaacgaggtctttaactgatcctccgggttcatctgtatctggttgtacccggagtaggcatcgagaaaactgagagtctcgtggccggccgtggaaTCGATCATACGattgatattaggcaaaggaaaataaTCCTTAGCGCACTAAATAAACGGATTTACACACATgtgatccgtttcaaagataattccatattttagtaattaaaaacggatagataaaatatgaaaatcaataaatcacagtttatccaaattTAATCAAagtcaagttgtagtcaataaagcgaccgtgctagaaccacgggactcggggaatgccttacaccttctccccagtCAACAAAATTTCTTATCCGAActtttattttcgcagaccaataataatagagtcaaaccttcctttgactagggattcaaataaaatgtgacttggaacacccgaaaatcaattccaagtggcgactctgaacaataaaataatccctaatcaagtttgtcactttaattaaaaaaattctttaacccaccatccataaTACATATTTATCTTTGTGGGGGGTAAAGGGAGGGGgtgaaaaaggggtgtgacagttaTAAATATTAATGTTCATTTTGTAGTAAATATTGGATTTGGATTATTATATTAGGTATTTGATTCACTATTAGGTGTTTGGTTGGTTGTTTTATTTAGCGGTGGTGTAATTAAAAATACAGAAGAATTCTACTAATTCTTTTTCAAATTTGGGACTGATTTGCGACTGAATTAGTAGCAAATTTTACTAGAATTACCCAGATTTGCAACTGATTCGGTCGCAAATTGagaatttctgaaaatttttaattaatttatactcAATATCTACGACTGTTTCGATCggaatatttaattaaaaaataattttattatttaattttccgACTGCATCAGTCGAAAAATTTAAGTGATTGCGATAGAATTTAAGCGATTGCGATCGGATTGGTCGGTAAATTTTCGACTGATTCGATCGCAAATATTTTGCGGCCACGTGTTTTCCGACCGATCTTTTTCGGTCGAAAATCCGTCGGAATAACACGATTTCCGACCGTTTTTCGACCGATGTGACGGTTGGAAATTAGCCTTTTTCTAATAGTGATGTCCGTTATGTGTCGAAAATTGTGGGTTCAGTTGGATACTATTTATGGAAACACATCACGTTGAACTTAATGGAATTTATGAACCATTTGTAAATGACAAGCTGCTGGACGGCGGTGTTCAACCTTCTTACGTTCCTACTATAATAATATCCACCATATGAGAATTGAAAACCACACATTTGCTTTGTCTCCTATATATCCATTAGTTTGACATGTAGACCCTTTTTCCGTAATTTTCTTGTTTGGGAGTTAACGGGAGATATTAGGGTATAGGGATTCAAGAAATGAGCTTTCTTTTGTTTTCCGTTAGGTATTCGACATTCATATTGGAGCTTCGAATAATTTGGATCCATGTCGCGTAAGGTTCATTAAAGAAGAAAATGCTCCCTATAAAAAAATTTTCATACTCAAGACTCGAACCCGAAATAGAAGCGGACCCAGGATTCGGCAGTCGCGGAGACACCATGACattcaatataaatttatcaCTACTCATAAAGATTGGTATGGGTTTCTATATACTAATATCTGAGTATTTCTTGAAGATATTTACAAGTACACATGAAGTTTTTGTCGAAATTTCCGAGTGTCGGTGAGTCCTCTCCCTATTGTATGCTTCTGCCTCTGACCCGAAACCTTTGGTTGAGAATATATGAGCAGCTCAACATTTAGGTAATTCTTTAGCATTTAGCTCAAGAAGTACTGTGAACATTATTCTCCTGGCCACTTAATTAAAACTCGTAAAAAAAAATACATGATTGTAATACATATTACTAATTAGATGATTTTCTTGACATATACATCAAATTGTTCTTGAGTTTGGGCCACTATCCAGCCCTAGTATACTCGGTCCGTCTTCTTCGCACTAACTTGGGCTATAAGGCCCAACTAATACATTGTCCGAAAataatccaaaaaccaaaataaaatccaaaatattacaaaaatatgATATTCTTCGGATGGTCTTTAACTTTTAACCTTCGCTTGTCCCATAGACAGAACTTCAATGTTAAAAATTAGAAGTGTTACCCCTGAATCATCAGGATAGGCTGTCTACATCATACATCTTGAGGTGCGACTCTTTTCCGAACTTTGCGTGACCACGAAATATTTTATACACTAAATTGCCTTTTTTACGAGGCAAACAAAGCACAACACTTGTTAAATTTGAGTGCTATTCAAAACCATCCAATTTGAGGGCTATTTGTATACTTCACTTAATAAAATCAATAGCTTTTGAAACTAGTCCTCAAAAGTGCAATGAAACAAATATAATCATTTCAATGACCAACTTAGCTAAGCTGATAGAAAACATAATAAGTGCACTGCCAATTAATTTTTTGGCCACccctataagaaaatattaatgttTTATAATAATTTCTCTCAATAAAATGACCATGTTACAAAAAGTAAcaccaaatacaccaaaaattcATGCATGTTTCTCTTTCTCATGACATCAACGATTATAGAACTATtataaaatgaaaaacaaatgCTTTGATTTTCTTTTCACAAAATTTCTGGTTAAAAAAAAGTAAGTTTAATAAGAAAATTTTCCATTAAAGTGAAAAATGGGGCCTCCTTTGAATGTATTTTTTGAATTAATGTTTTGAAAACTTAAATAGATAGGGCCAATCACAACCACTAACAAAAACAACCTTTCCCCCACATATATTGATATGTTTCAATTTTGGAATTTGATCGTTACTTCTTTCATTTTCATTTACACTTCAAGCCACTCTTCTTGTCCCCCAAAAATCATAATTAATTCACTAAACCCCAGTTTGGTTTAGTTTCCCAAGCCACTCTTCAATTATATTTCTAGTCTAGGTGTATATATAAAAACTCTCATAGTAAGAAGTTTTGATCTACGAGTTTGTGTACTCTATAGGCTTTTCCAATGGCTAGAGTTTACCCTCAAACatcaacttcttcttctttttcttcaacaaATTCATACATGACTATGAGAAAAGAAACATTCACTTTATGGATGAAATCTTTGGTCTACCATGGAAATGGCTGCACTGTTTTCGACTCAAAAGGCCATATTATTTATAGGATTGACAATTACAACAGAAAATGTAGCAAAGAAGTCTATCTCATGGATTTACAAGGCAAAGTTCTCTTCTCCATACGACAAAAGGTAAAAGGAGATGATGTTGGAGTCACCGGCGGATCCAAAATTTAGATGATGTTGGTTCAAAAATACATATTTAACTCTATCTATATTTGTTTTGGCACATATATGTATTTGATATGTGATcgataggtcacgggttcgagcggCGGATTTAGGGGGCAGAAGGGGTTTCACCCGAACCTCTTTCGCCGGAAAATTGCATTGTACATATAAGAAAAAATTCTGATTTATGCTTctatatataatattttgaatCCCTTTGACACAACTCAAAAGTATGGCTGAgtggtcaagggggttcaaaCCCCTTTGAGGTCGGTGATTCAATTCCCACCGGCCATAGTCTCTTTTAATTtcttaactttttcttttttgaaccccTTAACGAAATCATGCATCTGCCACTGGTTCGAGCTGTGAAATCACCTATTGGCGCATGTGTTAGGGTAGACGACATAAGTCACACCCTTCCCATGCGGTTCTTCCTGGACCCTGCGTAAACACGGAATACTTCGTGTACTGGAGTGCCTTTTTATATATAGGGTCTGATGCAAAAGCAATATTAATGATTCTAACTCGCGAACATTATTGGATCCGCCCCTGCATGCAAAATCTTGACATTATTAAGCTAGTAATTTATAATCTGTGTTTATACTTAAGTTTTCTATTGTTTTTTTGCAGAAACTTCAAGTTTTTGGACATTGGAATGGCTATAAATGGAGCAATGATAATTTGATTGAGATACCTTGGTTCCAAGTAAAGAGAAATGGTTATTTCCTATGGGGAGATTACTTAAACTATGATGTTACTTTATTAGGATTTGATGAAGCTGAAACAAACTGCTATAAGATTGTAGGTTTACAAGGCAAATCAGAATTCAAGATTGTCAGCAGAGAAAACAAACTTATTGCCGAGGTTTGTCACTATCTCGTTGTTTTacaagagtttaagttctatatACTGATTcagtaaaaaatatttacacatgcATTTAGATAACTTACAAGATATTAATTAACTAAAGATAAATTTGTATGATAAGTATTATTAAGTAGTACAATGATAAAAATATTAACTaacatactatcatgggtaaaacTACActataataacaacaatattattatcattttggaTTCTCATTTTTCATAAACTTATCTAAAACCAATATTatgtaaaattaaaaataaaataaaaaagtataTAGTAGAAGTTCTCTTTATTTTCTGCTGGCGTATGAATCTCTGGTAGAATATATTAAACTGAACTGATGATGTAAAAACTACCTTATATTGTCAATATTTTTTAATTAGTGAGGTGTTGGTATCATAGTGGTTTTCTTCTTGTCAAAGCAGTATATATGCTTCAAAATTTCCTGATTATTAAATAATACTCCATTATAGCTATGGATTTTTCGTTTAATTGGAATTGATTTTAACAAAATCAGTAATTGGGTTTATGCAGGTAAAACAAAAACAATCATCTTGTGGAGTTCAATTTGGAGATGATGTGTTAAGTTTGGTGGTAGAACCTAATGTTGATCATTCATTAGTAATGGCTCTTGTGACtgtttatggcttgatacaacaaAGACTATGAGTGTtcctttttattttcattttcagttttttatttttatacgaAAATTGCCACGCAACGGGATTTTAAATTAGTCGAGTTAGTGAGTTTCAGATATCGGCATAAATAAGATAGAAATTTTTTGGCAAGTTTTCATAGGCTAGAAGAGCACTTTGTACCTCAAAATGTTTTGTTTCAGAGTGATAGTTGAGATAGTTTAAAGTGTACAAATGTACCCAAAAACATAGATAGTTTAAAGTGTACAAATGTATTATCGAGCTAATGTACAATCGAGTAATATCATTTCAAGAAATTATCATACATATATTTACTTTGTCATCCTGAGCCGAGAGTATATCGAAAACAGCATCTCTACCTtaacaaggtaggggtaaggatACGTATACATTACCTTCCTCAAACCCCACTTGTAGAATTACGCTgagtttattgttgttgtatatttactCTGTCAACATTTGTGTCGAATGCTTAAGCGGATTTTTATTTAATTGATTCTTCTCAGttagattttttttaataaaaacatTTTTAATGAGATATTAAATTCTGGATTGAATCCGAAAGAAATGTTTATATTAGAGAATTCAGCTTATTCTTAATAGCACGACACCATAACTGAATGGTGGATTTCAATGATGATTGGCAAAGTATAGTTCTTTTTCATTTGAAAGGAAAATGTGCACCCCAAATTTTgagtttgaaatatatatataacacaaacAAGTATCTAACCATATTTAGAAagaactttttttaaaaaaaagacagTTCAGTGTACAAAGTATCTCGCATTCATGCAGGGTTCGGGGAAAGCTCGACCCCTAGAGATGTGACATAGATAACCTATCTTAATGCAAGTAGTGGCTACTTTTATGGTTCGAACCCGTAACCTATATTTGATTCTAAAAAATAATGAGTGCGACAATCTCTGTACTATTTTAAATCTAAAGAAAGTATTCTCCTTTTCAAACGTTAATTCAAGGGCTTATGCTTGTAACATCTTATGTGTATTTACTTTTTGTCCAAGTACCTACATTTAATGTTATGGTAGTTGGGATGTAAACTCACATTTCTACTTGATTAGATTGTCTCAGTTGAAGTCACAATTCATGCATTTCATAATAGTGATGATACCATAGTTAGCTCAATAATAATTCAGGCATGGCTAAAGAATATCGGTTGATATAGAATTATGTTGGCAGGGGCGTACACGAGAATTTTATAAGCGGTGTCAAAATTTATAAAAGAACGGgaataataactttaattatcATACTTCGAAACAAGAAATAACTTTAGTCTATGGATTTTGTTGGTTCTTAAGTTAGAAAAATTCGTGAATTAAATTTTACTTCAATCACAATTTTTAACCGCATAGATTCTCTCAAATATGTTCAAAAAAGATGTGTTAGTTGAGGTTCGAACGATGACCTCTTAGAGCAAAATCAAGCAAATAACCAAGTCAAGAGCAATTTATGTCAAGAGgtgttattttttcctaattatccGCTTCCTCACagtattaatacatatatttagtaaaaaaatTCGACGAAGTGGTGTCGCATTACACTGCTTCGATAAATGTGCATCCGCCCCTGATTGTTGGTTCTTTTTATAGGGATTCAATGCTAAAGATGAGAAAATTAAAGACCAAAAAGGACAGTTCGTGCACAAAGCATCTCGCGTTCATGCAGGGTTTGGAAAAGGGTCGCACCTTAAAGGAATGTGATGTAAATAGCCGACTCGAACCCATAACCTATAGATCATACGAAAAAGTTAAAGACCAAAactataaaataataaagtaatagaaagaagaagaaaaaaacaactTGATTAGAAGTTCTTTTGATAGAGTAGGTTTAATTTTGGAAGTGAAGGGAGCCATTCATTTACATGAACAAAACCACGTGTATTAGCTGTCTGTATTATCAGCTTGATATCAAACACGTAACATGATGAAAATATATTATAGATGTGTTATTTGTTTTCATTTAGGTTTTGAAGGTGGCGGGACACATAAACGAATTGCTCAACTAATGCTTCATTAGACTTTTGATCTTAAGAGTTCAAGTAAAATATATAACCATTTCCaacatatatgaatatatatatatatatctagaatGTTTGCCGAAATTTACGGGTCGGTGATTTCTCTTCCCTTTACATAGGTCCGCCTCTGCTTGTTGTCTAAGATATCTCTTGTCAGCAATAAAATATTAGATTATATTGATTACAGTGATGTTCGGATCAGCATTCCCTCACTTCACCTATTCCATTAGTATTTGTTAAGATTATATTGATTACAGTGATGTTCGGATCAGCATTTCCTCACTTCACCTATTCCATTAGTATTTGTTATTTTTCATCAGTATATATAACGAGTAATTTTGCCAACCAAAACATTTAAAAGATAGAAAAAGGTTACCTAATATTTTTTGTTAATGCTGAATCTGATGTTggattttattttgtttatttaagAGTACATTAATCTTTTTCAACTCGATGGATGTCTTTTTTATAGTCGTCAGCTATTTCCTGAGATACAGTTAGTTGCTTCAAATGCTTCATTATGTTGTTAAATTTACTCTTTTTGGATTGACAGAACTAGGTGTCTCAAAATCATATAATACCCCCCTTACTCCAGTGACATAATAAATCTTATTTTTCTAACTAAACATTAAGGTCCAAATTACTAATTGTCTCTGTTTATGCTATTGGAGTTCAGCTTTGGAATCATGAGTTTTAAGAAGCAAATAATTAAATAGAGTTTAACTTTCCTATATTGAGAGTGTCCGAACAATAAGCGACAACAACCTACTATAACAAGTTAAATTACACCCAACT is drawn from Nicotiana tomentosiformis chromosome 12, ASM39032v3, whole genome shotgun sequence and contains these coding sequences:
- the LOC104111464 gene encoding protein LURP-one-related 11-like, with translation MARVYPQTSTSSSFSSTNSYMTMRKETFTLWMKSLVYHGNGCTVFDSKGHIIYRIDNYNRKCSKEVYLMDLQGKVLFSIRQKKLQVFGHWNGYKWSNDNLIEIPWFQVKRNGYFLWGDYLNYDVTLLGFDEAETNCYKIVGLQGKSEFKIVSRENKLIAEVKQKQSSCGVQFGDDVLSLVVEPNVDHSLVMALVTVYGLIQQRL